The Streptomyces sp. NBC_00670 genome window below encodes:
- a CDS encoding response regulator transcription factor: MLLVEDEESIADVLAIALRYHRFQVMRAGTVREALALTERVRPDAALLDVMLPDGDGRALGKELRARQPDLAVVFVTARDAPAEIVGALGFGDDYITKPFHIDEVVARVTAVLRRTRSTDVLPQRPPLRYGDLELDETTYSVHRAGRTVELTPTEYALLRFLVRNGGRVVSKEQLLRHVWEYEHAPAESTVVETYISYLRRKLAPLGPPLITTRRGVGYGLA; this comes from the coding sequence GTGCTCCTGGTCGAGGACGAGGAGTCCATAGCCGACGTCCTCGCGATCGCCCTGCGCTACCACCGCTTCCAGGTGATGCGGGCGGGCACGGTCCGCGAGGCCCTCGCGCTCACCGAGCGGGTACGGCCCGACGCGGCACTCCTGGACGTCATGCTGCCGGACGGCGACGGCCGCGCGCTGGGCAAGGAGTTGCGCGCCCGGCAGCCCGACCTGGCGGTGGTGTTCGTGACCGCGCGGGACGCGCCCGCGGAGATCGTCGGCGCGCTCGGCTTCGGCGACGACTACATCACCAAGCCGTTCCACATCGACGAGGTCGTCGCCCGGGTCACGGCGGTACTGCGCCGCACCCGGTCCACCGACGTCCTCCCGCAGCGCCCGCCGCTGCGCTACGGGGACCTGGAGCTGGACGAGACGACGTACAGCGTGCACCGCGCGGGCCGCACGGTCGAGCTCACCCCGACCGAGTACGCGCTGCTGCGGTTCCTGGTGCGCAACGGCGGGCGCGTCGTGTCCAAGGAGCAACTGCTGCGCCACGTCTGGGAGTACGAGCACGCGCCGGCGGAGTCGACGGTGGTGGAGACGTACATCAGCTATCTGCGGCGCAAGCTGGCCCCGCTGGGGCCGCCGCTGATCACGACGCGGCGCGGCGTCGGATACGGGCTGGCGTGA
- a CDS encoding MMPL family transporter produces the protein MTTLARWCYRHRLVVVLLWVAALIGVGTAATHAGSDYANEFSLPDTDSTRALDLMEKAFPQSSGDTDTVVWKVDDGKVTDAAVKSRIEPALKRIAVMDGVGEVSGPYSGARGATQISEDGRIAYAQVTFTEQASAVSKDLVQDVVDTAQGAERDGLQVELGGQAIASTEEAGTGLAEIVGLAAAAVVLWLAFGSLLAMVLPLCVAVFGVGLGDFGIQLISHVTNVPDLAPLLGSLIGLGVGIDYALFIVTRHRRGILRGLDPEEAAVTALNTSGRAVLFAGGTVCIALAGMLVTNLRFLDGVVIGTTLTVVLSVLAAITLLPALLGVFGTRVLSRRQRRRLAAQGPETSPERTSGLAARWSAQVQKRPRRTAALAVVVMAVLALPVLSLRLGTVDQGNNDTTTTTRQAYDLLAEGFGPGFNGPLQVVVDGGGDSTALVKDIEATDGVARAAALPPAHGVSIVQVVPTTSPQSEETSELIDRLRDDVIPEAGVTAHVGGVTAVSKDFATVTGDRLPLFIATIIVLGFLLLLLAFRSLVVPLTAALMNLIAAAASFGVLVAIFQWGWGLDLLGLGKEGPITSFLPLIMLSLLFGLSMDYQVFLVSRMHEEWVHTRDNARAVRVGLAETSRVINSAALIMVAVFVAFVLSGDSNAAMAGVGLAAAVALDAFILRTALVPAAMHLLGRSNWWLPAWLDKRLPHMAVEPPEEPVRTEAAPTGARGADTGAGPAGTGANTAVHGFVRDVDGRPVEDAAVTLLSPGGGRRLDGVTSLADGSFIVSAPAPGTYLLTVTASPYGARAQRVDVGDEPLVHDVELRPGEVDVAG, from the coding sequence ATGACGACACTGGCACGCTGGTGCTACCGGCACCGGCTGGTGGTGGTGCTGCTGTGGGTGGCGGCACTCATAGGGGTGGGGACGGCGGCGACTCACGCCGGCAGCGACTACGCGAACGAGTTCTCCCTGCCGGACACCGACTCCACACGGGCGCTGGACCTGATGGAGAAGGCCTTCCCGCAGAGTTCGGGGGACACCGACACGGTGGTGTGGAAGGTCGACGACGGCAAGGTCACCGACGCCGCCGTGAAGTCCCGCATCGAGCCCGCGCTGAAGAGGATCGCGGTCATGGACGGCGTCGGCGAGGTCTCCGGACCGTACTCCGGCGCGCGCGGCGCCACGCAGATCAGCGAGGACGGGCGGATCGCCTACGCCCAGGTCACCTTCACCGAGCAGGCCTCCGCCGTCTCGAAGGACCTCGTGCAGGACGTCGTCGACACCGCACAGGGGGCCGAACGCGACGGCCTCCAGGTGGAGCTGGGCGGCCAGGCGATCGCGAGCACGGAGGAGGCGGGCACCGGACTGGCGGAGATCGTCGGCCTCGCGGCCGCCGCCGTCGTGCTGTGGCTCGCCTTCGGCTCGCTGCTCGCGATGGTGCTGCCGCTCTGCGTGGCCGTCTTCGGCGTCGGCCTCGGCGACTTCGGCATCCAGTTGATCAGCCACGTCACCAACGTCCCCGACCTCGCCCCGCTGCTCGGCTCGCTGATCGGGCTCGGCGTCGGCATCGACTACGCGCTGTTCATCGTCACCCGGCACCGGCGCGGCATCCTGCGCGGGCTCGACCCGGAGGAGGCGGCCGTCACCGCGCTCAACACCTCGGGCCGCGCGGTGCTCTTCGCGGGCGGCACGGTGTGCATCGCGCTCGCCGGCATGCTGGTGACCAATCTGCGGTTCCTGGACGGCGTCGTCATCGGCACCACCCTCACCGTCGTGCTGAGCGTCCTCGCCGCGATCACGCTGCTTCCGGCGCTCCTCGGTGTGTTCGGCACCCGGGTGCTCAGCCGCCGGCAGCGCCGCAGGCTCGCCGCCCAGGGCCCCGAGACCAGCCCGGAGCGCACCAGCGGCCTCGCCGCCCGCTGGTCGGCGCAGGTGCAGAAGCGTCCGCGGCGCACCGCCGCGCTCGCCGTCGTGGTCATGGCCGTCCTCGCGCTGCCGGTGCTCTCGCTGCGGCTCGGCACGGTCGACCAGGGCAACAACGACACCACGACCACCACCCGCCAGGCCTACGACCTGCTCGCCGAGGGCTTCGGGCCCGGCTTCAACGGCCCGCTCCAGGTCGTCGTGGACGGCGGCGGGGACAGTACCGCGCTCGTCAAGGACATCGAGGCCACCGACGGCGTGGCCCGGGCCGCCGCGCTGCCGCCCGCGCACGGCGTGAGCATCGTCCAGGTCGTGCCGACCACGTCACCGCAGTCGGAGGAGACGTCCGAGCTCATCGACCGGCTGCGCGACGACGTCATCCCCGAGGCCGGCGTCACCGCCCACGTCGGCGGGGTCACGGCGGTCTCCAAGGACTTCGCCACCGTCACCGGCGACCGGCTGCCCCTGTTCATCGCCACCATCATCGTCCTCGGCTTCCTGCTGCTCCTGCTGGCCTTCCGCTCGCTCGTCGTCCCGCTGACGGCCGCGCTGATGAACCTGATCGCCGCCGCCGCCTCCTTCGGCGTCCTGGTCGCGATCTTCCAGTGGGGCTGGGGGCTCGACCTGCTCGGCCTGGGCAAGGAGGGACCGATCACCTCCTTCCTGCCGCTGATCATGCTCTCGCTGCTCTTCGGGCTCTCCATGGACTACCAGGTGTTCCTGGTCAGCCGGATGCACGAGGAGTGGGTGCACACCCGTGACAACGCCCGCGCGGTCCGGGTCGGCCTCGCCGAGACCAGCCGGGTCATCAACAGCGCCGCCCTGATCATGGTCGCCGTCTTCGTCGCCTTCGTGCTCAGCGGCGACTCCAACGCGGCGATGGCGGGCGTCGGGCTGGCGGCGGCGGTCGCGCTCGACGCGTTCATCCTGCGGACGGCGCTGGTGCCGGCGGCGATGCATCTGCTGGGCCGCTCCAACTGGTGGCTGCCGGCCTGGCTGGACAAGCGGCTGCCGCACATGGCGGTGGAACCGCCGGAGGAGCCGGTGCGCACGGAGGCGGCCCCGACGGGTGCGCGTGGCGCGGACACGGGTGCGGGCCCGGCCGGTACGGGTGCGAACACGGCCGTGCACGGCTTCGTCCGGGACGTGGACGGCCGGCCCGTCGAGGACGCCGCGGTCACCCTGCTCTCGCCGGGCGGCGGACGCCGGCTGGACGGCGTCACCTCCCTGGCCGACGGCTCCTTCATCGTCTCCGCCCCGGCCCCGGGCACGTATCTGCTGACGGTGACGGCGTCGCCGTACGGCGCACGGGCGCAGCGCGTGGACGTGGGCGACGAACCGCTGGTCCACGACGTCGAACTGCGGCCCGGCGAGGTGGACGTGGCCGGCTAG